In Clostridium thermosuccinogenes, the genomic stretch CCGAAAAATATAAAGCCAGTTGTATGAGTCTATGTGAGACAACAATCGGGATGTCGGCAGTTTTTAGTGCTCCGGTGTTTGGATTTTTGTTTGACAAGTTTGGAGCTAATTTTACCATAACCTTTGGACTGGTCATATACATTATTTCAGTGATCATGCTTTTGTGGAATTTCCGTATGGATAGAAAAGCAAATGTCATGAATACAGGAACAGTTCTCAGGCAGTAGAGGTTATACTCGCAACTCTAAATTATTTAATTTGCATACACCTTTTACTTTATCTACACTGTTAAAATATTAACATTATATAAAATGTAGGTTTTCAAGTTTTTATAATTAATCTTTTGATTGATATGTTCTATAGCTTTTATTATTTAATAATTCTTCTTTACCGCATAGATTACAATTGGGACACTATCTGTAAATTGTATGATTTTGGCTCACCATATACATAGTAGTCGAATAGTTGACTTCCACGTCAGTCTATTTAAAGAGTAATTGAAAAATTTACAGTAGGAAACTTGATTTGCTAATATATAGCATAGCTTAATGTATGTCATGTTATACTGATACTATCCCTTAAGTGTTTTTCTAACTTTCTTTCTATATATGTTTAACAAAACATAACGTCTAGAACATAGTGTTATGAAAAAAGAACATACACATGTATTAACAGATTATTCTAATTATGATATATTATTACTATACTTCAATATATTTATTTGTGATGAAAGGAATGATATCATGCCACATGTAAGATCTCCTGATCTAGCAATAAGGCTCTCGCATATATCCATATCCTGACTATAGAACAGTGTTTTGATTTTGGATATAGTTAAGAGCCTATTATAAAGATTCATCAAAAAAGCTATTGGTGTAAATATCAACTATTTTACAAAAGAAAAAGTATATTCTTTATATGGAATGAATGTTTATATTATGGACAATTTTTTAAAAAGGTTACTCTCTGGTATACTCTGTAATTTATTAATAGTATTATCGTTTAGCAGTGGAGTTATGGCCACACCTAAAGATAAAGATGCAGCGGAAGATACTATATTATTAGAGGAAAAATATAAGAAAGATGTTGATTTTGTCAAAGCTCAAATGGAAAAAGCAAAATCAGAGGTAAGTCTAGATGACGTAGTTATAACATCAGAACTTAATAAATTAGGTGAGGAGTACAATACCTTCATAGAAGAAAAGATTAAAAAAGATAAAAAAGATCCAAATGATTTTGCAGTAAGAGAAGAGTATGCTAAAAAATATATAATAGAGTTTTCCAACAATGTAATACAGAAAGGTTCATTTATATTTGATTCTATATCTGGTGGTACATCTGCTATAGTGCCAGATCCAAATTTAACCAAAAATTTTGTTAGATCACAGTGGATAATAGGAGCAGGAATTCTTAATGCCGCAGGATACCCAATAGCTGCTCAGTGCTTATATAATTCTTTACAAGATAACCCTCCTACGCTTACTAGTGAGGTAGGAGGAAATGCATCAAATCAAGTTAAGAATACTAAAGCGTGCGAGAAATTGCTTTCCGATTTTAAGAGTAAACTTGAAAAGCAAACTGGTAAATATTACAGTGAATCGGGCAGTATGACTTTGACTGAGGATAATGCTACTAAAGATTTATTCTTAGCTTTGCACAAAGTAGGGACATTAACAGCTGCAGAAAAGATTAATGGTACATGGAATATCTATTTATGGGTATACGATACGTATGATTTTGAATGGTCTAATTATAGTGATATAACTAATGAGTTTGTATTGCTGGTTAACAATTATGCAACTATTTCTCAAGCTATTGGTGCAATAGTTCCATATCCTATAAATATTTACATACAAGATTCTAAATAGTTAAGAATTTTATAATAAAATAATGTTGCAGTTAATTTGCAGCATTATTTTTTGTGAAGAAAAGTAAACAACATACCAGGCAAATGGAATAAAAAGGCCTATGCTTTTGAAGTAAAAGCCTCTTAATTGTACAAGGAGTATGTTAAATGCAAATTATAAAATATAAAAGATGGATATTTTTAATTTTAATTGTATTAGCTATTTACTCAACTATAATATTTATATTTGTAAAAAACTTTCCTTTGATAGCGCATAACCTTATTGAATGGTTTGTATCTGAAGCTGCAGAAGAATATAATGGTAGAGTTGAGATGCCTAATGATTATGCGTTATATAGAGTTTATCCTGGAAAAAACATTATAGTGCAAGAAAGTAGTGAATATATTTATAAAACTTACATTGGTGCAGACATCAAAGAAGTTGGCTGGAATGAAAGGTATATTATTTATAAAAGAATAACTCCAAATAATGCTTTAGAAATAGGGTTAATAGATACTAAGGAAAATGAAATATCCCATCTGTCCGAAAATGAAGTTGATGAAAAAATACTTGAATTACAAGGATACGGAAATATCGAGATTAAAAAGGTTGAATCCTTATTTCCGAAAGCTAGATAAGAAAAATGTCAAACTAATGATATGAACATTACATGCAGGTATTTGGTGTTTTCCTCCCCAATAATACAGAATCATATTGAGGTATAAGTGTCGCTGTTCGGCCTCTTTGACCGCAATCTGCTCATTCTTTTTGACCGCTAGTTTTGCTCATTAGCCCTGTCCGCAGATGTATACGGACAGGGCATATTAACTACCAGTTCAATTCTTCCTCAACAATAAGCCTTACCACATGATCGTCTATGATTTTTTTCTGTACCTGTGCCCCATGTAAAAGGCAAGCTGTACACGCCCGGTTGATTTTTCGCGGTACTCCATGAGAATATTCATATATCTCGTCTACCGCCATATCCGTAAATATCTCCCGGCTTTCTCCTGCATACTCCAGGTGCTTTCTTATGTATTCACCGGTTCTTTGCCGATCATATGGCATCATATGATATCGGATATCTATTCGCTGGCATATTGCCTCATATATCTGCTTCTTCAGGATGTCCTTCAACTCACTCTGGCCTACCAGGATTAAACTCATTGGGTTATACGAATCCATCCTGAAGTTTAGTAAAAACCGGATTTCCTCCAGCATCTCCCTTGAAAGTAGGTGTGCCTCATCTGTGATGATTATAGGAATACGTCTCTGTATTTCAATCAGGTTGCTGATCTCTCTCGTTAGTTGTCGTTTTGCATCGCTCCTGTAGAATTTCGCTTCACATCCCAGCTGGTTCAATACTTCCCAGTAAAAATTCCTCGGTGTCAACGCCGAATCGCTTATGTACATTACCTTGTACCGGTTGCTGTCCAGCGCCCCAACAAACTTCCTTATGGCTGTGGTCTTTCCTGTACCAACATCTCCCGTTATCACTGCAAACAACCGGTTCCGGGCCGCATACTCAAGCCTGCTGCAGACCTCTTCCAGCTCCGGATTGCTATACAAATGCTTCTCCGGTATATCCCGGGTGAACGGCGTGTGCAGAAAGTTGTAGTACTGCTCAAACATTTCTGTCACCGCCCTTCATGCTCCTGAAGGTTAATGCTCCGGTCTGCCGTTTTTGCCTCTTTTCATTCTCGCTCTCATATATTTTTAATAGCCGTGAATGAGTCGCCGATTTCGTTGCTGGTGTTTTTTCAACCTTTGAGCAGTATTCCCCAACCTTCAGCGGGGTTGCTGTCTTTCGGCGCTCACCATTGTACCATATCTCCAGAAGGCTCATATCAAAAGGATCATACCGCACATCCACTTTTTTGCCTATGTATTCGATTCCGGCTTCATATTCTATCCCTTGCAGCTTGAAACAGCCTGTGTTGTCAAC encodes the following:
- a CDS encoding ExeA family protein, producing the protein MFEQYYNFLHTPFTRDIPEKHLYSNPELEEVCSRLEYAARNRLFAVITGDVGTGKTTAIRKFVGALDSNRYKVMYISDSALTPRNFYWEVLNQLGCEAKFYRSDAKRQLTREISNLIEIQRRIPIIITDEAHLLSREMLEEIRFLLNFRMDSYNPMSLILVGQSELKDILKKQIYEAICQRIDIRYHMMPYDRQRTGEYIRKHLEYAGESREIFTDMAVDEIYEYSHGVPRKINRACTACLLHGAQVQKKIIDDHVVRLIVEEELNW